The genomic interval GCGGCAGCACGTCGCCGGGCGGCATGCCATGGGGCTGCAGGTCAGCGGTCAAGGTGTCGCGCCCTGGGGTCATGGGAGCCGATCCAGTCGAGCAGGATGTTCCGGCTGACCTTGCCACGGTCCGTGATGGGAAGTTCGGAGAGCGCGAAGTACTGGTGGGGCCGCTTGTCCCGCGGCAGGATGTTTTCGAGTCCGGCCTTCAGCTGCGTGGCCGTGACTCCGCCGTGGGACGGAACGACGCCGGCGACCACCCGCTGGCCGCGGAGATCATCGGGTATTCCGGCGGCCACCGCAGCAGCCACGCCCGGCACGGCCGCCAGGGCGAGTTCCACTTCGTGTGGATAGACGTTCTTTCCCGAGGTCAGGATCATGTCGGCCCGCCGGCCCAGGATGTGCAGTTCGCCGTCGGCGAGGTAGCCCTGGTCCCCCACCGTGAACCAGCCGTTGAAGGAGCGCAGCGCCTGGCCGTCGTCACCCCACAGGTAGCCGTTGCTGATCATGCCGCTGCGGACACAGATATTGCCGGCTTCGCCGTCCTGCAGTTCGGAACCTTCATCGTCCAGGATTCTGACGTCCACGCCCGGGAACGGGTGTCCGATGCCTGTTCCCCCGGCGTCCAGGAGCTCCCCCGCCGCCAGCCCCACACCGGAGACAAAGCTCAGTTCGGACGCGCCGTAGTACTCGAAGATGGTGGCGTTCGGCGCCCAGCGCCGTGCCGCTTCGAGGGTGCGTGCGTCCAGCTTCGAGCCGGCGCAGATGATGGTACGGATGCCGGAGGCATCCACGCCGCCGGTCAGGCCGCGCTCACTGAGCAGCCGCAGCATGGTGGGCACGAGGATGAGCCGGGTCACGCCGTCGTGCGTGATGGCGGCGTGGACATCACCGACGTCGAAACTCTCCAGCGTCTGGAATTCAGAGCCGGCGTAGAGGCACTCAGCCAGGGCGTAGAGGTTTAGGCTGGCGGACAGGGGCCCGGGCGCGAGCGTGACGTCGTCCTGGGCGAGGCCGAAGAACGAAACGGACGCGTCAAAGGACTGCCGCCAAGACTGCCTGGACCGGGTAAACGCCTTGGGCACTGACGTGGTGCCGGAGGTGAGTCCGATCAGGAACGTCGAGTCCGGCGGCCCGTCCGCCAAGGCATCCGCTGCGGAAACCGTGCCGGGCTTGGCCGACTCTGCCAGCCGTTGAACGATCTCCTGGTGCAGGGACTCAGGCCAGGTCGGGTCCAGGACAGCGCATTGCCGCCGGCCGGCAACGGCTGCGGCGAACCTTGCGGCGAAGTTGACGGAGTTGGCCTCCGCAAGCACGGTGACGGCAGCTGTCTCCGGAAGGGCGGCTGCGGCGGCGTCCCGGAGCTCAGCCCAGCGCAGGCGCCGGCCCGCCACCACGACGGCGGTGTCATGGGGGCGTTCTTCGGCCCAGCGCTGGATTCTATCGAGAAAAGGCATCGTCCCAACTTTACCGGCCGGACTCCGCTTCGGTGGTTCCGCTAAGGGCTATTGTGACTTCATGAGCTTCAATGACAACGTGCAGCTGGACCCTTCCCAGGTCCAGGACCGGCGTGGCATGGGCCGTGGGGCCAAAGTCGGCGGCGGCATCGGTGGCGGAATCGTCCTGCTGATAGCCGTTCTCCTCGGCGTCAACCCCGCCTTGCTCGAAGGCCTGACCGGTGGGGCGGGCACGGCTGATCAGAACCAGGGCACGGCGCCGGCCTGCACCACAGGGGCCGACGCCGACGCGCGGCTGGACTGCCGGATCACCGGCACGGTGAACAGCCTGAACGCGTTCTGGCCGGCGTATCTCCAGCAATACAACGTGCAGTACCCGCAGCCGGAGACGGTGATCTTCGAGCAGGCCGTCAACAGCGCGTGCGGGACGGCTTCCAGCGCGGTGGGCCCCTTCTACTGCCCGGCTGACAGCACCGCCTACTTCGATCCCGGGTTCTTCCAGGATCTCGTGGACCGCTTCGGATCCTCGGGAGGTCCCCTGGCGCAGGAGTACGTGGTGGCGCACGAATTCGGCCACCACATCCAGAACGTGCTGGGGTACATCGACCGGGCGCAGCAGGACCCGCAGGGGCCCGAGTCGGGCGCCGTCCGCGTGGAACTCCAGGCCGACTGCTATGCCGGCCTCTGGGTAAAGCACGCCTCAACCCAGCCCGGACCCGACGGCCAGCCGTTCCTGGAACCGATCACCCAGCAGGACCTGAACGATGCCCTGTCGGCAGCGTCAGCGGTGGGCGATGACCGGATCCAGGAAGCCGCCACCGGACAGGTCTCGCCCGAGGCCTGGACGCACGGATCCAGCGAACAGCGGCAGAAATGGTTCTACACCGGCTACCAGACCGGCGACATCAACCAGTGCGACACATTCTCGGCGCCATCCCTTTAAATTGGGCCGGTGGGGACGACGACGGCCGGCTACCTCCGCTGGGGAGGTAACCGGCCGTCGTCGTACTTTAAGCGGTGCTAACTCAGATGTTGAAGCCGAGGGCCCGCATCTGGTCCTTGCCGTCATCGGTGATCCGCTCCGGACCCCAAGGCGGCATCCACACCCAGTTCAGGCGCCAGTCGTCAACGACGCCGTCAAGGGACTTGCCTACCTGTTCCTCGATGACATCGGTGAGCGGGCAGGCGGCCGTGGTGAGCGTCATGTCGATCAGCAGCGCGCCGTCGTCGTCGGAGTACTTCAGGCCGTACAGCAGCCCGAGGTCCACGATGTTCACACCGAGTTCCGGGTCGATGACGTCCTTGAGTGCCTCTTCGACATCTTCGAGGCCCGTGCGGGCCGCATTGATTTCGGTCATGGCAAGTCCTATCTAGGCCTGTGCGGCAGCAGCGATGGTGGCTGCGCCGGCGCCCGTGGCGTAACGGTCGTAGCCTTCGTCTTCGAGGCGGTCAGCCAGCTCCGGGCCGCCCTCTTCGACAACCTGGCCGTCGACGAAGACGTGGACGAAGTCAGGCTTGATGTAGCGCAGGATGCGGGTGTAGTGCGTGATGAGCAGCGTGCCCATGTTGCCCGCTTCGTGTGCACGGTTGACGCCTTCGGAGACAACCTTCAGGGCGTCAACGTCCAGGCCCGAGTCGGTCTCGTCAAGGATGGCGAACTTCGGCTTGAAGAGTTCCAGCTGGAGGATCTCGACGCGCTTCTTCTCGCCGCCGGAGAAGCCTTCGTTGACGTTGCGCTCGGCGAAGTCTGCGTCGATGCGCAGCTGGGCCATGGCCGCCTTGACGTCCTTGGTCCAGGTCCGCAGCTTGGGTGCTTCGCCGTCGATGGCGGTTTTGGCGGTGCGCAGGAAGTTGGTCATGCTGACACCGGGGACCTCCACGGGGTACTGCATGGCCAGGAAAACGCCGGCGCGGGCCCGCTGGTCAACGGTCATCGCGAGGACGTCTTCGCCGTCGAGCGTGATGGTTCCGCTGGTGACCTTGTAGCGCGGGTGCCCGGCAATGGTGGAGGCCAGGGTGGACTTGCCCGAACCGTTGGGGCCCATGATGGCGTGGGTCTGACCGGTCTTGATGGTCAGGCTGACGCCCTTCAGGATCTCCTTGGTGCCCTGCTCCGTGTCAATGCTGACGTGCAGGTCCTTGATCTCAAGAGTAGACATAGGTCTTGTTCTCCTCTGCACCGCGCCCTCCGGCGGTGGTGCGGTCTGTATCTGGAAGTTTGGTTCTGTTGCTTGTGTCCGGCTGACGCCGGGGATGCTGCTAGCTGAAGTTCGGGGCTTCCGCACCGTTGAGCACGTTCGTGAAGTCCACATAGACCTCGTCGCCGACGATCTCGACGGCGAACACCGGGACGGGATCGTAGGCGGGGAGCTGGAGCGGCTCACCGCTGCGCAGGTCGAACTGGGAGCCGTGGCCCCAGCATTCGATCATGCAGCCCTCCACTTCGCCCTCGGACAGTGAGATGTCCGCGTGCGAGCAGGTGTCCCCGATGGCGTGGATGTCTCCCATGGAGTCCTTCACGATGGCTACAGGGTAATCATCGATCAGGATCCGGAGCGCCTGCTTGAGCTGGATTTCATCCGTCTTGCAGACAAATTCGCCCTTTGGCTGGTCAGTCATCTGTTTTCCGCGCCGTCTAGTTGTTCGTCACGGCGAGTTCGCGCTCAACAGCCTCAGTGAGCCGCTCTTCGAGGGCCGGTACCTTGATCTGCTGGATGATCTCGTGCAGGAAGCCACGGACCACCAGGCGGCGGGCAACATCCTCGGGGATGCCGCGGGCCATGAGGTAGAACAGGTGCTCGTCGTCCAGCCGGCCGGTGGCGCTGGCGTGGCCGGCTCCCTTGATCAGGCCGGTTTCGATCTCGAGGTTCGGCACGGAGTCGGCGCGGGCGCCGTCCGTGAGCAGCAGGTTACGGTTTGCCTCGTAGCTGTCGGTGCCTTCGGCTTCCTTGCGGATCAGGACGTCGCCCACCCACACAGCGTGGGCGTTGCGGCCCTGCAACGCGCCCTTATAGAGCACGTTGGAGGTGCAGTTCGCCACCGCGTGGTCAACAAAGAGCCGCTGCTCCAGGTGCTGGCCGGCGTCGGCGAAGTACAGGCCGAACATTTCCGCTTCGCCGCCGGGGGCGGTGAAACGGGTCGACGGCGTGACGCGGACCAGGTCCCCGCCGAGGCTGACCACGACGTGCTTGAACTTGGCGTCGCGGCCGATCTTTGCCTGCTGGGAGGAGGCATGGACGGCGTCGTCGTTCCATTCCTGGAGCGAGACAACCGTGAGGTTGGCGCCATCTTCAACAACGATTTCGATGTTTTCGGACACCACTGCCGAGCCTTGGTGGTTCAGGACCACAATGGCCTTGGAGAACCTCTCCGCCACGATCACCAGGTGCTGGGCGGCTGCCTCCGTGGACGTGCCTTCG from Pseudarthrobacter sp. SSS035 carries:
- a CDS encoding class I adenylate-forming enzyme family protein, whose protein sequence is MPFLDRIQRWAEERPHDTAVVVAGRRLRWAELRDAAAAALPETAAVTVLAEANSVNFAARFAAAVAGRRQCAVLDPTWPESLHQEIVQRLAESAKPGTVSAADALADGPPDSTFLIGLTSGTTSVPKAFTRSRQSWRQSFDASVSFFGLAQDDVTLAPGPLSASLNLYALAECLYAGSEFQTLESFDVGDVHAAITHDGVTRLILVPTMLRLLSERGLTGGVDASGIRTIICAGSKLDARTLEAARRWAPNATIFEYYGASELSFVSGVGLAAGELLDAGGTGIGHPFPGVDVRILDDEGSELQDGEAGNICVRSGMISNGYLWGDDGQALRSFNGWFTVGDQGYLADGELHILGRRADMILTSGKNVYPHEVELALAAVPGVAAAVAAGIPDDLRGQRVVAGVVPSHGGVTATQLKAGLENILPRDKRPHQYFALSELPITDRGKVSRNILLDWIGSHDPRARHLDR
- a CDS encoding neutral zinc metallopeptidase, with translation MSFNDNVQLDPSQVQDRRGMGRGAKVGGGIGGGIVLLIAVLLGVNPALLEGLTGGAGTADQNQGTAPACTTGADADARLDCRITGTVNSLNAFWPAYLQQYNVQYPQPETVIFEQAVNSACGTASSAVGPFYCPADSTAYFDPGFFQDLVDRFGSSGGPLAQEYVVAHEFGHHIQNVLGYIDRAQQDPQGPESGAVRVELQADCYAGLWVKHASTQPGPDGQPFLEPITQQDLNDALSAASAVGDDRIQEAATGQVSPEAWTHGSSEQRQKWFYTGYQTGDINQCDTFSAPSL
- a CDS encoding metal-sulfur cluster assembly factor, with product MTEINAARTGLEDVEEALKDVIDPELGVNIVDLGLLYGLKYSDDDGALLIDMTLTTAACPLTDVIEEQVGKSLDGVVDDWRLNWVWMPPWGPERITDDGKDQMRALGFNI
- the sufC gene encoding Fe-S cluster assembly ATPase SufC, whose amino-acid sequence is MSTLEIKDLHVSIDTEQGTKEILKGVSLTIKTGQTHAIMGPNGSGKSTLASTIAGHPRYKVTSGTITLDGEDVLAMTVDQRARAGVFLAMQYPVEVPGVSMTNFLRTAKTAIDGEAPKLRTWTKDVKAAMAQLRIDADFAERNVNEGFSGGEKKRVEILQLELFKPKFAILDETDSGLDVDALKVVSEGVNRAHEAGNMGTLLITHYTRILRYIKPDFVHVFVDGQVVEEGGPELADRLEDEGYDRYATGAGAATIAAAAQA
- a CDS encoding non-heme iron oxygenase ferredoxin subunit, whose product is MTDQPKGEFVCKTDEIQLKQALRILIDDYPVAIVKDSMGDIHAIGDTCSHADISLSEGEVEGCMIECWGHGSQFDLRSGEPLQLPAYDPVPVFAVEIVGDEVYVDFTNVLNGAEAPNFS
- the sufD gene encoding Fe-S cluster assembly protein SufD, coding for MTEITTEKARIGAPSAQPFINGFTEEGESLSPINSNASKAPLAGEAVKRHSHGGGVGIPDSSRAGRLTSYNLADFKPLTGLEEDWRFTPLKRLRGLHSEVLVGAAPTVTVSGPEQVTVETVARGDKRIGSAGIPEDRVSANAWENFSEATVLTIPAEFEADTEVTVVIEGTSTEAAAQHLVIVAERFSKAIVVLNHQGSAVVSENIEIVVEDGANLTVVSLQEWNDDAVHASSQQAKIGRDAKFKHVVVSLGGDLVRVTPSTRFTAPGGEAEMFGLYFADAGQHLEQRLFVDHAVANCTSNVLYKGALQGRNAHAVWVGDVLIRKEAEGTDSYEANRNLLLTDGARADSVPNLEIETGLIKGAGHASATGRLDDEHLFYLMARGIPEDVARRLVVRGFLHEIIQQIKVPALEERLTEAVERELAVTNN